CCGGCAAGGCCTCGCCGACGCCGAGAACATAGTCAGCGAAAGCCGAGAGAAGATCGCCATAGCTGTCGTAACCGGTGTAGACATCCATCTCATGGCCGATCAGAAAATGGGTATGCATGATCGAAGGCCGGCCATATTGCGACTGCAGCATGGACGACGCCTCATTGATCATCCCGGCGATGTTGTCGCCTTTTGCAGTCCCCGGCATGTATTCCAGGAGAGACGTGCCGCCTTCGGCCGAGGTCAGCTGCATGTAGATGCGCTGTACCCTGGACTTGTACTGATCTTGAGCGATGACCGAAAACTGGATGGCGTCAGGCGTCCATTGATTGATACCTCCTTGCTCCGTGTCACGACCGGCAGGCGCCAATGCTGCTATGTCGCCAGCCTGCCATGGTGGAGCCGATCCGTCTCCGTCGCCGAAAGCACGATCACCTGCAGCTTCGAACGCGCGGTGTGGATCAGAAATCCCCTTCGTCACGAAGCCATAGAGATCAGGATAGCCGCCTCCCGCCATCGTATTGCTCTGACCGGAACACGAAAGCAGTTCGATGGGCTCGTTCGTTGCCGCAAACGCAATCCCTGCACCGGACTTTTTCCAGAGCACGTCGACCGGCCCGAAGAACGTCGGAACTGTAATGAGGTAATGATCGGCATCATAAGAGCGATGGTTGTAGCCAGGCACACCGGCGATCAGTTGGCCGGTTGCGATCACTTCACCCTGAATACGACTGGCCAGATCATCGACAGTCTCGCCGGCAAGCCGGTGGATGAAAATCTCCCCGGTTTTGCGGACCGACATCGCAACGCGCCCCTGCTTGTCGCGCACGATCGGCGTGCCGATGCTCCGGTCAGGCAGGACGCTGGCCTCGGATCGCAGCCGCATCAATATGTCATGGATGAACGTCTGACCGCTTTTCAGGACGCCGATTGCGACCTTGCCGGCCATATCCTTGGCAAGCGGAGTGCCCAGCGAGGAATCGGGAAGGTCGGTGTCCTCAGTCATTGAAGCGCGGAACGTCCGCGCCATGAATGTACCCGCCCAGTCCTTCCAGCCACCGATAACGCCGCCCTGGTTGAAGAACGGGAAAGCCCAGCCGCGAGCGGCATCGTTCAGAAGCAGTCGCTGGCGGAGGTCCACATTGACGCGTTCCTGAGCGCTCTGTCTGAGTTCAGTCGTCGTCACCCTGCTTTCGAACTTTGAATAGGGCGGATCGCCGATGCGCAGCCAGCGGCCCCAGCCGGCCACCGCCTTGTATTGTCCCGCGTTGTCGACGACAGGACCATCATAGCCGGTTGCCGTTGCCTGGTTATGTGTACCTTCATCCTCGACAACCACTTCTGCACCCTGACCATCCTCGGCGGCGGACCTGCCTGCCAGTTCGGACCAGCTCTCGGCAAAGATCTTGTCGTGCGTGATGGACTGCTGGACACCGCTTATCTTTTCGGCAACCGCTCCGACGCCCGCAAGCTGGTTGGCGAGTTCGCCATAGGGCTGAAGCCCGGTCCCGCTTTCGTCGTTGACAAGCACTTCCTTCGCGAGTGAGACGCGATTGCCAATATTGTCGGTTCTGACGCCGTTCTCAGCCATCTTTAAAGCCTCTTCAAACGATGGTTACGGGAAATGGCCCGCTCACCGGACCGGCCGCGCCGTCCGAGTTGAGCGGTTCGATGTAGTAGTCGTAGTCGCCCTGCGGTATCGACGCGCCGCTCTCCTCAAACAGCACGACATCGTCGATCGAGCCGTCGAAGGCGGTCGATGCGGCAAGAGCCATTGCATCGTTGCCGCTGCCGGCCTGGATGCGGTCGAGGTGATAGCCGTTGGCGGATCTCGCCGTGCCAGGCCCCGGCGTGCCGCCGGTCAGCTGCGGCGTCACCGACCCGGCCGACCGACCCGAGACGGCAAAGGCCATCCGGTAGTATTTGCCGGCTGTCAGCGTTATGGCCTGGCTGATCAGATCGGCCGTGCCTGCCGCATGCGCGGCCTTGCCGCCTGCAATCGTCCATCCGCCTTCCGGCGTCCAGGCATCGCTGCCCGCAAAGGCGCCATTGTTGACGAGGCTCACGCGTGTCGTATCGCCGTCGACCAGATTGACCGAACTGGACGGCACGACGGCAACCTGCGCGCCCGTGCGGTGGACATCGCGATCCAGCATGCCGCCTGAAGGCACGCGATAGAGCTGCAGCGCGGCCGTCGCCTCGTCGGCCGTGGTCACCAGCGAGACGCGGGCAAAACCGAGACCGCCGGCAGCCGTGATCGATGCGGCATTGAGCGCGCCAGGCAGGACCGGGTCGTCTGCGCCGATCGTGACGCTGACCGTGCCGCTGGCAGGCCCTTCCGTACCGCCGCCGCCGATCGCATAGACGCGGATGTCGACCGTCTGGCCTTTGACATAGCCGCCGATCGACGCGCCGCCATTGGCGACCGGCACGGTGAAGCTGGACCATGCGCCGCCAGAAAGGCGGTGTTCGATCCGATAGCTCGAAAGCGTCGCGGCCGAGCCGCCGCCGGGGGCGATCAGGATCGCCAGTCCGTTCTCGCTTTCTGTGCCGGAGAGACCGGAAACGACGCTGGCGATGCGGGGCGCGACAGGCGCGACCTCGTAGTTTGCGATCTCGCCGCCCACTCTGCCGTCCCAGGCGGGCGGCACCTCGGCGTCCGTCAGATCGTCAATGACCGGCGCGGCCTCGATCATGTGGATCGTGGCGGCAAAGTCCTGCCCCGGTTCGATGCCCTTCACCTTTACGAGATGCGAGACCGTTTCCAGCTCGCCGAAATGGATGAGATCGCCGACCAAGGGCATGGTCGAGGCATCCTCAAGAATCAGCGTCTGCCACCGGCCTTCCTGCGTCGTTACCTTCCGCACGAGCGAAACGCCGACTTTGTCGTTCGCGTCGGCAAAGTGACGGAAGCGGATTCCGTACGCCTTACCGGCCTCCATGGTGACGATCTCGTCGAGCGCAACAAGCGCGCCCTGGACGGCGCGGACGCGGGCCGAAACCTGCGTGCGCGTCAGAACGTCGGAGGACAGCGCCACGAGGTCGCCGCGCGTCGCCACGCGGGCAGCGCCCGATTGCATGGCGCGGTAGCTGTCCGGCCGGTAGATCAGCTCGTATTGCCGCCGGCGCGCCTCGCGCCAGATCTCGGCCGGATCGGTCTTGCCCGGCATTTCAATCTGCTCGGTCAGATCGATCGGCCCGGCATGGCCCGGCCAGGGCACGATCCGCTCGGCCGGTTTGTAGTCATTGGTGGCGTCGAAGAACTTGACGCGGAAGGCATGCGGCGGCCCGAAATAGGTCCGCGACCACTGGAAATCCGAGGCATTGCGCGGGCTGATATGGTCGATCACCAGATCGTCCGGACGATCGATGACGACGGTCCAGCGCACGCCGTCATGGCGCGGCGTCGCCCGGCCGGCAGCGCAGATCGCGAGCAGCATCTCGCCGAGGTTTTCGGCGGCATCGTGCAGGCGGTCATATTTGAGGCCCTTGGACTGGCACCAGTCGTACCAGTCGGTAACAGCGGCCATGTCGATCGACGCGGCCGGTACCGGATAGGGATTGCACGGTCCGGTCAGCGCCTTCACAAAGGCTGCGGCCGGGTTGCTGACGTTCGCCAGTTCCCCGACCTCGGCAATCCGCGCGGCAAGCGCATTGACGCTGTCGAGCGCGCCGTTCAGCTGATAGGTCGCCTTGATCCTCATGGCGAGCAGGCAAAGCGGCTTGCCGAAATTGATCGGATATTCCGGCCGGATCGACTGAATGGCGGCAAGCGTGACCCGGTCGGAAACGCGCGTGGACGTCTGCTCGTCGGTCATCCGGGTGACTTCGATCTCGTATTTGCCCCGGTTGGGGAAATCCCAGCTGTGCTGGCGAAAGAAGGTCTCGCGCTTGGCGGCGGTGATATCGAGGGTCGCGACATCCTGCCAGTCCGGGCTTCCGACAGGGCGCTGGCGGATGCGCACGGAAACCGTCCGCTGGCGCACATTGCCGCCGTCATCGACATCGAAGAGGCCCGACGGCATGGCTATGATCACCGAGCAACTGGCGCTGTCGAGCGCGGTCGCGCGCGTCACCGGCTTTTCCTCGGCCGGCTCGCCGTCGATCACCTCGCCGGCATCGTCGCGCGGCAGCGGCCGGACAAGCTCGATGCCGGTCGCCTCCTCGATGACCTGGCGCGGATAGAGCGTGACCGGTTCATCGCCGGCAGAGCCAGCGCGGGTCTCGATCTCGACCTCGTCATATTCGTCGATCGACGTTTCGCCGATGCGGATGTCCGAGAGCGAAAGCGGGCCATAGCCGAAGGTAAAGAGCCCACGGACGAACTGCTCGTCACCGACGATCTCGGTATAGGTGGTCGCGGCAAAGACGGGCGCAACGCGATGCGTGCCGAACAGCATGGGCACGGGATCGCTGTCCGTCGGCACGCGATTGCGCCAGCCCGATACCTGAAACGTGTCGCGCTTCTCGCCGTCATTGGTCTTGGGCGGCGGGATCAGCGCGTTGATGGCGAGCGACGCGATCGCCGTCAGACCGGCCGTGATCAGACCCTTGACCAGGCCGAAGCCGGCCGTCCCCGCCGTAAAGCCGAAAGCGCCGGCGATGGCCGGAGCGAGCGCGAAAGCGGCAATCGAAACGACGACCATCAGAATGGAGCGGACGGCGTTCTTGCCCGGCACTACGCGGATGACGACGCGCACGCCGGGCTTCGGCCGCACATGCCGCCAGTATTCCCGCGCTACCGGCATCATGCTTTCGGCCGAGACGAGCGTGATGCGCAAATGTCTGCGGTCGACGGCGGCAAGCGCCGGCAGGCCGAGCGTGATCATCTCGTCGATCGTCGCGCCGGCCGGCACGGTCATGTCCAGGCGCGCGGAGCCTGGATCGATGACGGGCGCTGTCGTGAGCTGAACGAGACCGGTCATGCCATCAGCCTCTCATGGCGATAGATGCCGCGCAGTCTTTGTTGCCAGGAGGGCATGCCGTAGCATTCGACGCGCGCGCCGGTCTCGGCCATATGCAGCATCCAGTGCGGCCGAACCACAATGCCGATGTGAGACGTCACCTGACCGCGCCGAAACAGCACCACGTCCATGGCCTGTGGATCGTTCTGGCGGTGCCAGGTGCTCGATGCCGCCGCCGTGCCGATCAGGCCCTCGATCTCGGCGCGCTCGTCCGTGGAGGCATAGGCGTGGCGATAGCTCGGCAGATCGATCCGCAACTCGCGGGCATAGACCAGGTGGACCAGGCCCCAGCAGTCGCAGCCGGAAATATCCCTTCCCAGATCGCAGAACGGAATGCCAAGATATCTGTCGGACCAGCTCATCGATAAATCCCCGGAAAACGATCTTTGGTGAAACGGTCCATCGGTACGCGTTCGTCCTCGATCGGACGGCGTCCGATCGCGATCCGCACCTCGCCGGCATCGCCGTCGGCCGACACAAGCTTGAGGTCGCGATATTCGACCTCTATCAGGTCCGGAGACCCGGCCAGCACCACGGCCATATGCACGGTCGCGTAATCGACGATGGAGCGCAGGACGGCGGCGATCTCGTTGTCGACGTTTTCCAGCACCAGCGTTGCCGAGGCCGGCGCGTCCTCCATGTCGCCCGGAACTTCGGCGCTCGCGAGCACGAACAGATAAGGGTCGGTCACCGGGTTCGCGCCCATCCAGCTTGAGCGCGTGCCGTACATTATCGGATCGGCCGAAAGCCGTTCGGTCGGGTCGGTTGAAAGCCGGATCGGCTCCGACAAAAAGGAGTGCTCAAAGACGAACAGCGCGACCTCGACGTCGCCGCCGGTCTCGGCGTCGAAGGCGGTTCTGGCATTCACACTGACACGGCGGCTCATGGCATCACCGTCACGCTGAAAGAAATGCGGAAGCGGATGCCCCGGACGGTCTCGCGCGGCGGCTCCTTGCCGAACAGGCAGAGCCAACGCGCCGCCATCAGGATCGGCGTGCCGTCGGGCAAGAGCAGCGGCCTGCCGTCGCTCGCAAGCAGCGGCCAGCCGTCCGTGGTCGGATCGGGCATCCAGATGAGGTTCGACCCGAAATCCGCATCCTCCTCGTAGAACCGGTCAAAGACGGCCTTGCGGCTGCGGTCGACGTCGATCGTCAGCGACACGCTTTTGGTGACCGAGGACCAGCGCCGCCGCCATCCGGCAGGGCCGGCGTCGCGGCTGCGGCCGAGACGCGGATCGTCGATCTGGCGCTGATAGCCGTCGCGGTCTGGCTTGGGGAGTTCGGAAGGCCAGGTGAGAACAGTCATCGCGCCACCCCGAGTGGTCTGACGCCGTACTGGTCGCGCATGACCTTCCGGGCTTCGCCGTCACGGGCGCGCAGGCCATCGGCGACACCACCAGAGAGCACGAGCCGCGCTGACGGGCGACCCTGCGCATCGGTCTCTTCGCGCACTTCGGCCTCGGCCGGGACGCCAAGGTGGTTCTCGACGGTGATCTGGAAAGGTCGATTGTCATTCTGGCTCGCCGCGTTGCGGTTCGCCGCCTGCGGCCAGTAGGCCGGGCCGGTTTCGACGATGCCGCCAGAGGCAAAGCGACCGAACGGACGCCCGCTGTTGATCGCTTCGAGGATCGGGCGATGCTTCGCCGTAGCCTCTGCATTGACCATGAATTCGCCATCGGACGCCCAGATCGGCACCATGTCATCGCGCGGTCCGCCAGGGCCGACGATCGGTCCACCATCTTTGTAAAGACCGGCCGTTCCCGCCACGACATTGGCTTGCGCGATCTGCATCTGCGAACCGCCGCCGAAGATCCCGCCGAACAGGTTGCCGAGCCAGCCGAACAGACCGCCGCCGCCGCCGCCGGACGCGCCGCCGCCGATCTGGACGTTTCCTAACGCCTGTCCGAACTGATTGAGCCCGTTGCCGAAGAGGCCGAGACCCTGATTGGCGATGCCGGTGTTCTGCGCAAGCGCCTCGAGCGCGCGGCTCGCCTGCATACCGTTTGACTGGATACCGGGCCAGAACGCCATTTGTCGGGACGTCAGGCCGCCGGCCCATGAGCCGCCGCCCATGCCGACCCGGTCACCGCCAAGATCGAAATGCATGAGGTCGAGCGCGCCATATTTGCCTTTCGGGCCGGAGAAATAGCCGCCCCAGCGAAACTGGTCGGCAAGTTCCGGATAATCGCGCATCTGGATCATGCGGGCGAGTTGGGCAAAGCTCTCATACTCGCCGAAAGCCGAGGCATCCTGATAGTTCGGCAGGATCTTGCCGGTCAGCATGTCGGTGAGCTGGATATCGAGCGCTTTTCCGAGACTGTGAAAGCTGTCCGTATCGCCGGAGCGAAGCCCGGAAATCGCGTCGACCCGGAAACCGCTGGCCATTGCGGTTTTCTCAAGGATGTCCTTCAGCCGGGCATCGACGCCGTCATAGATGCCGCGAACGTAATTGAGCGGTTGTCCGCTGCCCGCCGTCAGGCCGGCAAGGCCCGGATTGTCATTGGCAGCGCTGGGCATAATTCCGCCCGGTCCGGCCGCAACGCCGCCATTGACGATCACGGTCGCCGCCTGGACGTTCATCGCGGCAACCGACTGACCGACGCCAAGGATGGTGGACAGGATGTTTTGACCGGGCTTCCGGAGATCGTCGAACGTGCCGTAATTGGTGCCGATCGTGCCATTGAGGGTCGGATTGATCGCGCCGAGGTCGAGGATCGTCTGTCCGATCCGGTTGGCCATGTCTTCAAGCACACCGGAGAAATCACCGGAAGCGAGCTTTTTGAAGTCCAGAGCCGACCGAACGACGTCTTCCTGTGCCGAGCGGACCTCGCCCCAGGCATCGCGCTGGCGTTCCAGCACGGTTTCCATGTCTGCAAGGTTGCGAACATTCTGAAGGCGCTGCTGGGCCTCCCGGTCGCCGATCGACAGGCCCTCGCGGCGCAGCGCCTGCATTTCCTCGAGCACGGCAAGCTCACGGCGGCGCACAGCCTCGCTCGCGCCGACAAGATTGATCTCGGCTCTGAGCCGTTCGGCATCCTCGCCCTGGCTACGCAACGCCTCATATTGCGCCTGCCGGCGTTCCACGGCGCTTGTCAGCTCCGCCTCTGCAGCGGCCAGCGCCAGCCGCGTGCGACCGGCCTCGCTGTCGAGCGCGATGCCTTCGCGCGTCAACCGGTTTTTCTCTTCCAGAACAGCAAGCGCCCGGCGCTGTTCCGCCGACGTCGCGCCGATCAGCGCCATCTGGGTTTTCAGGGTTTCGATGTTTTCCTGGCGCGTCCGGATGGCATCGCGATTGCTCTCTGCCCGGTCGAGCTCG
This window of the Martelella lutilitoris genome carries:
- the gpJ gene encoding TipJ family phage tail tip protein — encoded protein: MTGLVQLTTAPVIDPGSARLDMTVPAGATIDEMITLGLPALAAVDRRHLRITLVSAESMMPVAREYWRHVRPKPGVRVVIRVVPGKNAVRSILMVVVSIAAFALAPAIAGAFGFTAGTAGFGLVKGLITAGLTAIASLAINALIPPPKTNDGEKRDTFQVSGWRNRVPTDSDPVPMLFGTHRVAPVFAATTYTEIVGDEQFVRGLFTFGYGPLSLSDIRIGETSIDEYDEVEIETRAGSAGDEPVTLYPRQVIEEATGIELVRPLPRDDAGEVIDGEPAEEKPVTRATALDSASCSVIIAMPSGLFDVDDGGNVRQRTVSVRIRQRPVGSPDWQDVATLDITAAKRETFFRQHSWDFPNRGKYEIEVTRMTDEQTSTRVSDRVTLAAIQSIRPEYPINFGKPLCLLAMRIKATYQLNGALDSVNALAARIAEVGELANVSNPAAAFVKALTGPCNPYPVPAASIDMAAVTDWYDWCQSKGLKYDRLHDAAENLGEMLLAICAAGRATPRHDGVRWTVVIDRPDDLVIDHISPRNASDFQWSRTYFGPPHAFRVKFFDATNDYKPAERIVPWPGHAGPIDLTEQIEMPGKTDPAEIWREARRRQYELIYRPDSYRAMQSGAARVATRGDLVALSSDVLTRTQVSARVRAVQGALVALDEIVTMEAGKAYGIRFRHFADANDKVGVSLVRKVTTQEGRWQTLILEDASTMPLVGDLIHFGELETVSHLVKVKGIEPGQDFAATIHMIEAAPVIDDLTDAEVPPAWDGRVGGEIANYEVAPVAPRIASVVSGLSGTESENGLAILIAPGGGSAATLSSYRIEHRLSGGAWSSFTVPVANGGASIGGYVKGQTVDIRVYAIGGGGTEGPASGTVSVTIGADDPVLPGALNAASITAAGGLGFARVSLVTTADEATAALQLYRVPSGGMLDRDVHRTGAQVAVVPSSSVNLVDGDTTRVSLVNNGAFAGSDAWTPEGGWTIAGGKAAHAAGTADLISQAITLTAGKYYRMAFAVSGRSAGSVTPQLTGGTPGPGTARSANGYHLDRIQAGSGNDAMALAASTAFDGSIDDVVLFEESGASIPQGDYDYYIEPLNSDGAAGPVSGPFPVTIV
- a CDS encoding C40 family peptidase, with the protein product MSWSDRYLGIPFCDLGRDISGCDCWGLVHLVYARELRIDLPSYRHAYASTDERAEIEGLIGTAAASSTWHRQNDPQAMDVVLFRRGQVTSHIGIVVRPHWMLHMAETGARVECYGMPSWQQRLRGIYRHERLMA